In the genome of Deinococcus reticulitermitis, the window ACTCTGGAAGCTCGTGGGCCGGGGCGTCTGAGGCGGCGTCTGCTGGGCGCTCGACCCGCCGCAGCACCGCGTTCACGAGGCCGGGCGGGGCGAGCCGCGCGCCTCCGGCGAGGTTGACATACTCGCTGACCACCGCGTGCGGCGCCGTGCCTAAGTGCAGTTTCTCGAACGCTCCGGCGAGCAACAGAGCCCGCGCTTTGGGATGCGTCTCGCCGCGCAGCAGCGGAGCGAGCGCTGCCGTCAGCGAGGGGTGACGGCGCAGCGTGCCGTACACGATATGGGTCGCCAGCCCCGCGTCACGCCCCGGCAGCCGCGCGCTCCTCAGCGCCGTGTCGAGGGCCGGCGCCGCGAATGTCTCGCCCGCGAGCACCCGCACGAGCACCCGTACCGCGAGTTCACGGGCAGGGTTGAAGGGGCCGGGGCGGCGCGGCGGGGGGGCGGAGGAGGTCACGCGCGCCAGCATAGGGCAGTTTCTCCGAATGACGCGATCAGTGGGACGGCACCCCGGATCGCTCCATTCTCCGTCCTGCTCGTTAAATTCAATCACTCCGTTCAGACATAGAAAGCCCAAAACACGCGGTCTTTTATGTCAGATGCTCCACGGCAACATGCCAGGCCCCCGGCACCACATCTTCCAGCCCCTTCCCGTTCCGCCCACCATCTCTCGGCCCAGCACCTTCTGCGCGCCGGGCACAACAAAATCCCCGGCGCCGGGGCCGGGGTGAGGGAGGCGCCGAGGCTCAAGCGGCTTGCGGCTGCCGCTGGCTGACCTTGGGGCGCAGCAGCAGCGTCACGGCAAACAGCACGGCCAGAATCGCGCCGCTGGCGACGTAGGGCGCACCGTGCCCGGCGCTCTGGTAGAGCCCGGTCCCCAGCAGCGGCCCCACCATCCGCCCCAGAGCGAGGGCCGAGGAGTTCAGGCCGGCGACCGCGCCCTGCTGGTCGGCCGAGGCGCTCAGGCTCAGCGCCGCACTCAGGGTCGGGCTCAGGACCGCGCTGCCGATGCCGATCACGCACAGGGCGGCGGTGATCGGCCAGTAGGTCTGCGTCTGCGGCAGCAGAAACATGCCGGCGCTCATGATCAGCAGCCCCGCCAGGATCAGCGGTGTGGGCGCGAGCCGCCGGCTCAGGGGCCGGATCGCTCCGCCCTGCACGAAGGCCGCGACCAGCCCGAAGATTCCGAGCATCACGCCGACCGTCTGGGCGGTGCGGGTGGCGAGTTCCGCCGGGGTGGCTCCGGGGTTCTGGGCGCGCACGAGCGTGTCCTGCACGTAAAAGCCGATGGTCTGCTCCATGCCGACGGAAGCCAGGGTGGACAGCGCACTCACCGCGAGAAACAGCGGGACCGCTGCCTGGCCGAGCAGGGTGCGGCGGTCGCCTGATTGCATCCGCCTCGCGCCTGGGCGGCGGGTCTCCGGCAGGGTGGTCCAGGCGAGCAGGGCGGTCAGCAGTCCGAGGCCCGCGCTGAAATACACCGGCGCGATCAGGCTCAGGCTGCTCAACGCCGCTCCGATGGCCGGCCCGAACACCACGCCGAGGCCAAAAGCCGCCCCGATCAGGCCCATGCTCGCCGCACGGTCTTTCTCGCTGCTGAGGTCGGCCATCATCGCCTGCGCGGTGGGCAGGGTGGCGCTGCTGAAGATGCCGCCGATCACCCGCGAGGCGATCAAGAGCCCGAACAGCGCGGCCGCGCTCAGCCCGCCGTTCAGGCCGAGTTGGGCGATGACTCCGAACAGACCGAAACTCACCGAAAACCCGATCAGGCCCAGAATCAGGATCGGCTTGCGTCCCTGCTGCTCGCTGCGTGAGCCCCAGATCGGCGAGAAGACGAACTGCATCAGCGAGTACGCGGTCGAGAACCAACCGGTCTGCGTCTCGGTGAGCCCCAGTTGCCGGCCCAGTGGCGCGATGATCGGAAACAACACGCTGAGGCCCAGCATGGCGATGAAGATCGTCAGAAAGAGAATCAGTTTGGTCCGGCCTGCGCCGGGGGGGGCCGGGTCCGGCTCGGCGCGGGCCGGGGCGGGAGAAGAGGTCGAGCTCATACCGAACACTATACGACCCTCCTGACCGATCGGTCAGCCGGATGTCTGACGGGGGCCAGCTGTCCAGGGAGCGCGGATGTTCAGGTGGCCGAGGCGGCTGCGGCGCGGCGCGCGATCCGCTACACTATGGCCCATGATCCGCTCTGCGCTTACCACCCGGGGACGACGCGACTAGCTCAGGCTCGTTCGTGCGTCCCCGCCGTTGCGCGGGGCTTTTTTTGGCCGCGGGCCCCGAGCCCTGAGCCAGCCCCAGGAGACCCCATGACCACTGAATCCACGTCCAAGCCCGACATCTCCAAGCCCGACATTCAGGAACCGCGTGCCGAGCGGTACAACCCCCACGCCATCGAGGGCAAGTGGCAGGAAGCCTGGGAGAAGTCGAGCCTCTACACCTTCGACGAGAACGCGCCCGGCGAGAAGTTCTACGCCCTGACGATGTTTCCGTACCCCAGCGGAAACCTGCACATCGGCCACTGGTACGCTTACTGCGTGCCGGACGCGCGGGCACGCTGGATGCGGATGCGCGGGTACAACGTACTGTTTCCGATGGGTTTCGACGCCTTCGGGCTGCCCGCCGAGAACGCCGCCATCAAGAACAAGACCGATCCGGCGATCTGGACGTACAAAAACATCGAGTACATGACCCGGCAATTCAAGCGTATGGGGACCATGCTGGACTGGAGCCGCAGCTTCGCCACCTCCGATCCCGAGTACTACCGCTGGAACCAGTGGTTTTTTATCGAGTTCTACAAGCGCGGCCTGGCCTACAAGAAGGGCGGCTTCGTCAACTGGTGCCCCAAGGACCAGACCGTGCTCGCCAACGAACAGGTCGTGGACGGCGCGTGCGAACGCTGCGGCACGCCCGTCGAGAAACGCAACCTGAGCCAGTGGTACCTCAAGATCACCGACTACGCCGAGGAACTGCTGGACTTCACCCACACCGACATGCCCGAGAAGGTGCGGCTGATGCAGACGAACTGGATCGGCAAGTCGGTGGGCGCGGAGGTGACCTTCGAGACCCCTGCCGGCCCCGAGACCGTGTTCACCACCCGCCCCGACACCCTGCTGGGCGCGACTTTCCTGGTGCTGGCCCCCGAGCACGCCAAGGTGGCCGAGCTGACGACCACCGAGCAGCGGGCGGAAGTCGA includes:
- a CDS encoding MFS transporter, which gives rise to MSSTSSPAPARAEPDPAPPGAGRTKLILFLTIFIAMLGLSVLFPIIAPLGRQLGLTETQTGWFSTAYSLMQFVFSPIWGSRSEQQGRKPILILGLIGFSVSFGLFGVIAQLGLNGGLSAAALFGLLIASRVIGGIFSSATLPTAQAMMADLSSEKDRAASMGLIGAAFGLGVVFGPAIGAALSSLSLIAPVYFSAGLGLLTALLAWTTLPETRRPGARRMQSGDRRTLLGQAAVPLFLAVSALSTLASVGMEQTIGFYVQDTLVRAQNPGATPAELATRTAQTVGVMLGIFGLVAAFVQGGAIRPLSRRLAPTPLILAGLLIMSAGMFLLPQTQTYWPITAALCVIGIGSAVLSPTLSAALSLSASADQQGAVAGLNSSALALGRMVGPLLGTGLYQSAGHGAPYVASGAILAVLFAVTLLLRPKVSQRQPQAA